A genomic region of Arachis hypogaea cultivar Tifrunner chromosome 5, arahy.Tifrunner.gnm2.J5K5, whole genome shotgun sequence contains the following coding sequences:
- the LOC112799767 gene encoding uncharacterized protein encodes MNIFRGLCVDFYNVAQDFVHDKEEADILRSAFASAKVALSKHRAKHSESMRTSECLDGLNVLQSPPHVVPRGRPSFKRLEADVDRKIKNGTKKRRASCKHTKEVAAVEGDKHSNKATERRITASKHPKDFAPLEEDCFTDNTVSCIHEHFPNATNTQMDSLSSVGFTTLLNSFQNRCIHAHSYSNID; translated from the exons ATGAATATATTTAGGGGACTGTGTGTTGACTTCTACAATGTGGCCCAGGACTTTGTGCATGATAAGGAGGAGGCTGATATATTGCGGTCCGCTTTTGCAAGTGCCAAAGTGGCACTTAGCAAACATCGGGCAAAACATTCAGAAAGCATGCGCACAAGTgagtgtcttgatggattaaatGTTTTGCAGAGCCCTCCTCATGTGGTACCTAGGGGGCGTCCAAGCTTCAAGAGACTGGAGGCAGATGTGGACCGGAAAATTAAGAATGGTACTAAGAAACGTCGAGCTAGTTGTAAACATACAAAG GAAGTTGCAGCTGTTGAAGGAGACAAACATTCAAACAAGGCCACCGAGAGACGCATTACTGCTAGCAAACACCCTAAG GATTTTGCTCCTCTTGAAGAAGATTGTTTCACCGACAACACCGTTTCTTGTATCCATGAACATTTTCCTAATGCAACAAATACGCAAATGGATTCCTTAAGCTCGGTGGGATTTACAACATTGTTGAATTCGTTCCAGAACCGTTGTATTCAT GCACATTCTTATAGTAATATTGACTAA
- the LOC112803761 gene encoding protein FAR1-RELATED SEQUENCE 5-like, which produces MAFVIDLNTQPSLEEIHSFDTHIDMDDTNICNSSSNDMDDTNICNSSSNSATETECTTEVIIHPTISDEEIPKVGMLFGTLEEARQFYYNYANKVGFEPHIRNTNFDKNGRTPINQSIQCNRDGYRTKKNLVTQRSNTVSSVHCKARIYVKLDKELGKWRLSKVELAHTHRCDPSLSWMFKKNRELSMHVKDVIERNDQAGIRPSKTFQALADEAGGRSNLKFLEKDVRNYISGKLQINGDNTDAQEMLDYFTRMKEQNPNFFYDICVYSDNSLKHAFWADARSRAAYEYFGDVVSFDTTYKLNKYEMPVAAFVGVNHHGRSCLFGCALLGNEETESFEWLMQTFIKCMGKTSDGILTDQCGAMATAIRNVMPNTRHRLCIWHITRKIPHKLGKLSRYEEIKATMRGIIWESHSQESFESSCKYVFQSADIYNIRNIWVPVFLEHEFWADKEQQELECDAADNRGLIPCASNSPIEKQFQYEYTNCIFRDFQAEFVKKCDYNLSPRVVKDNQYFYEVTQQKIVKWMSIYSEYEVVFCPISHQVRCNCFRFESYGILCCHILSVLSH; this is translated from the exons ATGGCATTTGTGATAGACTTGAACACGCAGCCATCGTTAGAAGAAATTCACTCATTTGATACCCATATTGATATGGACGATACAAATATTTGCAATAGTTCAAGCAATGATATGGACGATACAAATATTTGTAATAGTTCAAGCAATTCTGCTACAGAAACTGAGTGCACGACTGAG gtCATAATTCATCCCACCATTTCTGATGAGGAGATTCCAAAAGTGGGGATGCTATTTGGAACCCTCGAAGAAGCACGCCAATTTTACTACAACTATGCCAATAAAGTGGGATTCGAGCCTCATATAAGAAACACTAACTTCGACAAGAATGGAAGGACACCCATTAACCAATCCATACAGTGCAATAGAGATGGATACCGAACAAAGAAGAATCTGGTAACCCAAAGGTCAAACACAGTCTCATCTGTACACTGTAAAGCTCGCATCTATGTGAAACTTGACAAAGAGCTTGGAAAATGGAGACTGTCGAAAGTAGAATTGGCTCACACGCATCGGTGTGATCCTAGTTTGTCATGGATGTTCAAGAAAAATAGAGAACTCTCCATGCACGTTAAGGATGTCATTGAGCGCAACGACCAGGCTGGTATACGACCTTCGAAGACTTTTCAGGCGCTTGCTGATGAAGCTGGTGGTCGTTCTAATCTGAAATTTCTTGAGAAAGATGTTAGAAATTATATATCTGGTAAACTCCAAATCAATGGAGATAATACTGATGCGCAAGAGATGCTGGACTATTTTACCAGGATGAAAGAGCAGAACCCGAATTTCTTTTACGACATTTGTGTCTATAGTGATAATAGTCTCAAGCATGCATTTTGGGCGGATGCTCGATCAAGAGCTGCTTACGAGTATTTTGGTGACGTGGTGTCATTTGACACCACATACAAGCTCAACAA GTATGAGATGCCAGTTGCAGCATTTGTGGGTGTCAATCACCATGGAAGGTCATGTCTTTTCGGGTGTGCTTTATTGGGCAATGAAGAGACTGAGTCTTTTGAATGGCTCATGCAAACATTTATAAAATGTATGGGAAAAACATCAGATGGAATCTTAACTGACCAATGCGGGGCCATGGCAACAGCCATTCGAAATGTCATGCCAAACACCAGGCATAGATTGTGCATTTGGCACATCACGAGGAAGATACCCCATAAACTTGGAAAGTTGAGCCGATATGAAGAAATTAAAGCCACAATGCGTGGAATTATTTGGGAGTCTCATTCGCAAGAATCATTTGAAAGTTCTTG CAAATATGTCTTTCAAAGTGCAGATATCTATAATATTCGCAATATATGGGTCCCTGTTTTTCTAGAGCACGAATTTTGGGCTG ATAAGGAACAACAGGAGTTGGAATGCGATGCAGCAGATAATAGGGGCCTGATCCCATGTGCCTCGAACTCTCCTATTGAGAAGCAGTTCCAATATGAGTACACGAACTGCATATTTCGCGATTTTCAAGCCGAATTTGTCAAAAAGTGCGACTACAACCTGTCTCCAAGGGTAGTGAAGGACAACCAATACTTCTATGAAGTGACTCAACAGAAGATAGTTAAATGGATGTCTATTTACAGCGAGTATGAGGTTGTGTTTTGTCCTATCTCGCACCAAGTTAGGTGCAACTGCTTCAGGTTTGAGTCATATGGTATCCTCTGTTGCCACATCCTATCGGTTTTATCCCATTGA
- the LOC112801968 gene encoding serine/threonine-protein kinase BLUS1 has translation MEHISEKRFPLNAKDYKLYEEVGEGVSASVYRALCIPLNEIVAIKVLDLEKCNNDLDGIRREVQTMSLIDHPNLLRAHCSFTAGHNLWVVMPYMAGGSCLHIMKSAFPEGFEEPVIATLLREVLKALVYLHDHGHIHRDVKAGNILIDSNGAVKLADFGVSACMFDTGDRQRSRNTFVGTPCWMAPEVMQQLHGYDFKADIWSFGITALELAHGHAPFSKYPPMKVLLMTLQNAPPGLDYERDKRFSKSFKELVATCLVKDPKKRPSSDKLLKHHFFKHARPVDYLARTILDGLAPLGDRFRMLKAKEADLLVQNKALYEDKEQLSQKEYIRGISAWNFNLEDLKSQAALIQDDGVPNAEDPDIDKKQKDRSDDERVPADGLSSVSANHSDVAPTLDKEDGFNNLQDLESSLPSFPSKPLQALKGCFDVGEEDVNNTSPRDLDTDYGRSNNESSGPSGSLPQNAIAQQKKFLSGSLLPDNYPSSKKVFDGDRDYLQTRYSSERNHSGPLLYRQKRDNTNLPLVDDTSEGAVVQRKGRFKVTSADLSPMGQPNCICVPVSGAPASPPNQNSVAAAILPSLQCILQQNSLQREELIKLIKYAEQSYGKNAESAEAVDSLQAPPVTNRERELYFQVVQLQQSLGTLVEELQRQKMKNLQLEKQLSSMANKVEK, from the exons atggagCATATATCAGAAAAACGATTTCCTCTTAATGCCAAAGATTACAAGTTATATGAAGAAGTTGGTGAAGGTGTTAGTGCCTCAGTATACAGGGCTCTCTGCATTCCACTCAATGAAATAGTTGCCATCAAGGTTCTTGATCTCGAGAAGTGCAACAATGATTTG GATGGAATTAGGAGGGAGGTACAGACCATGAGCTTGATTGACCATCCGAATCTTCTACGAGCACATTGCTCTTTTACTGCTGGACACAATCTTTGGGTTGTGATGCCGTACATGGCTGGGGGTTCTTGCCTTCATATAATGAAATCTGCCTTTCCCGAGGGTTTTGAAGAGCCTGTTATTGCTACTTTACTTCGTGAAGTTCTCAAAGCACTAGTCTATCTTCATGACCATGGTCACATACACAGAGATGTTAAG GCTGGGAatattttgattgattctaaTGGTGCAGTCAAACTAGCTGACTTTGGAGTGTCAGCATGTATGTTTGATACTGGAGATAGGCAACGATCAAGAAATACTTTTGTTGGAACACCCTGCTG GATGGCTCCTGAGGTTATGCAGCAATTACATGGATATGATTTTAA AGCAGATATATGGTCATTTGGCATAACAGCACTTGAACTTGCTCATGGTCATGCCCCATTTTCCAAATATCCACCAATGAAA GTTTTGCTTATGACTTTGCAAAATGCCCCCCCTGGTCTTGATTATGAAAGAGATAAGAGATTTTCAAAG TCTTTCAAAGAGTTGGTTGCCACCTGCTTAGTGAAAGACCCTAAGAAACGTCCAAGTTCAGATAAGCTTTTAAAGCACCACTTCTTCAAACATGCACGCCCTGTTGACTATCTTGCTCGCACAATTTTAGATGGCCTTGCTCCATTGGGAGACCGCTTTAGAATGTTGAAG GCAAAAGAGGCAGATTTACTGGTTCAGAACAAGGCTCTTTATGAAGATAAGGAGCAATTGTCTCAG AAAGAATATATTCGAGGAATTAGTGCCTGGAATTTTAACCTGGAGGATTTAAAAAGTCAAGCTGCTCTC ATTCAAGATGATGGAGTGCCAAATGCAGAAGATCCAGATATAGACAAGAAGCAAAAAGATAGATCTGATGACGAAAGGGTCCCAGCAGATGGTCTATCTTCTGTATCAGCTAATCATTCAGATGTTGCACCCACACTGGACAAAGAG GATGGCTTTAACAATCTTCAGGATTTGGAGAGTTCACTTCCTTCATTTCCTAGTAAACCTCTTCAAGCACTTAA AGGTTGCTTTGATGTCGGTGAGGAAGATGTCAATAATACCAGTCCAAGAGATTTGGATACTGATTATGGAAGAAGTAACAACGAATCTTCTGGGCCAAGTGGTTCATTACCGCAAAATGCTATAGCTCAACAAAAAAAGTTTTTGAGTGGTTCTTTGTTGCCTGATAATTATCCTTCTTCCAAAAAGGTTTTCGATGGTGAcag GGATTATCTACAAACAAGATATTCTTCTGAGCGGAATCATAGCGGTCCATTGTTATATCGGCAGAAGAGGGATAACACCAACCTTCCTCTGG TTGATGACACATCAGAAGGAGCTGTTGTTCAGCGTAAGGGGCGCTTTAAGGTCACATCAGCAGATCTCAGTCCAATG GGTCAGCCAAACTGCATTTGTGTCCCAGTTAGTGGAGCTCCTGCTAGTCCGCCAAATCAGAACTCCGTGGCTGCTGCTATTCTTCCATCATTGCAGTGCATATTACAACAGAACAGTTTGCAGAGG GAAGAACTTATTAAACTAATAAAGTATGCAGAGCAATCTTATG GCAAGAATGCAGAATCAGCGGAGGCAGTTGATTCTTTGCAG GCACCACCGGTGACAAATAGGGAGCGAGAGCTGTATTTTCAGGTTGTTCAACTCCAACAGAG TCTTGGCACCCTTGTTGAGGAATTGCAGAGACAAAAGATGAAAAATCTTCAG TTAGAGAAACAGTTGAGCTCAATGGCCAACAAAGTTGAAAAGTGA